The following coding sequences are from one Formosa haliotis window:
- a CDS encoding outer membrane beta-barrel protein, translating into MNKVLLSFVIVLISTVTYGQFQISASTGYAIGSAGMKTGTEINSTETKNAYGSYGEGANFQLRGTYFFNETFGLDLGFGYLHGADQTISMVDLPNEQVDAIARARAYGASLAVVYKFTNNVYGRFGALIKVAGKTEAVVSSSSVFSSEEANALGLPEGSYSDTNYVEDFHGHFPLGFVGALGYRFDLNSNFSLFVEAEYYGISLKRKDSEITEFNTDIVLPNGDVAVKGFYSLDNLPAGYVLKTTYVDELSHEDSLDPSKKLAEKVPYSSFGLNFGVTYKFTNSSKSK; encoded by the coding sequence ATGAATAAAGTATTACTATCATTTGTTATTGTATTAATTAGTACGGTAACTTATGGACAATTTCAAATTTCGGCGAGTACAGGTTATGCCATTGGAAGTGCCGGAATGAAAACAGGAACAGAAATAAATTCTACTGAAACCAAAAACGCTTATGGTAGTTATGGTGAAGGTGCCAATTTTCAATTAAGAGGGACTTATTTCTTTAACGAAACATTCGGACTTGATTTAGGATTTGGTTATTTACACGGTGCAGACCAAACAATTTCTATGGTCGATTTACCTAACGAACAAGTTGATGCTATTGCAAGAGCTAGAGCTTATGGAGCATCTTTGGCTGTAGTATATAAATTTACTAATAATGTTTACGGACGTTTTGGGGCTTTAATAAAAGTAGCAGGTAAAACAGAAGCTGTTGTTAGCAGTAGTTCTGTGTTTTCTTCAGAGGAAGCGAATGCTTTGGGATTACCAGAAGGATCATATTCAGACACAAATTATGTAGAAGATTTTCACGGACACTTTCCACTTGGTTTTGTGGGAGCATTGGGGTATAGATTTGACTTAAACTCTAATTTTAGCTTATTTGTAGAAGCTGAATATTATGGTATTAGTTTAAAAAGGAAAGATTCTGAAATTACAGAGTTTAACACAGATATCGTATTACCAAATGGTGATGTTGCTGTTAAAGGATTCTACAGTTTAGATAATTTACCTGCAGGTTATGTGTTAAAAACTACCTATGTAGATGAATTATCTCATGAAGATAGTTTAGACCCATCTAAGAAACTTGCTGAAAAAGTACCATACTCTTCTTTCGGATTAAACTTTGGTGTTACTTATAAGTTTACAAATTCATCAAAATCTAAATAA
- a CDS encoding antibiotic biosynthesis monooxygenase family protein — protein sequence MILEVAILEVKKGMEDTFETDFKKASAYIALTPGYLNHKLNICIEQPNKYILLVEWETLEDHTIGFRTSDNYNSWKALLHPYYDPFPTVEHYETRFEMKKDH from the coding sequence ATGATTTTAGAAGTTGCAATTCTTGAAGTAAAAAAAGGCATGGAAGACACCTTTGAAACAGATTTTAAAAAAGCGAGTGCATATATCGCTTTAACTCCGGGTTATTTAAATCATAAATTAAACATATGTATAGAGCAGCCTAATAAATATATTTTATTAGTAGAATGGGAAACCTTGGAAGATCACACTATAGGTTTTAGAACTTCAGATAACTATAATTCTTGGAAAGCACTTTTGCATCCTTATTACGATCCATTTCCAACGGTTGAACATTATGAGACTCGATTTGAAATGAAAAAAGACCACTAA
- the rpsU gene encoding 30S ribosomal protein S21, protein MLIIPIKEGENIDRALKRYKRKFDRTGTKRQLQSRKQFLKPSVANRAQKQKAQYIQRLRDLENI, encoded by the coding sequence ATGTTAATAATACCAATTAAAGAAGGAGAGAATATAGATAGAGCGCTAAAGCGTTACAAAAGAAAGTTTGATAGAACTGGAACTAAGCGTCAATTACAATCACGTAAGCAGTTTTTAAAGCCTTCTGTAGCTAACAGAGCTCAAAAGCAAAAAGCACAATATATTCAAAGACTAAGAGATTTAGAAAACATTTAA